A region of the Nodularia sp. LEGE 06071 genome:
CCTACCAATTATCAGTTTTGTCCACCTTGATACTGACAAAGCCTCCACTCAAGTCACTGGTATTCGCACAGGTAGTATTTATCATGGTGTTGACCTGAGTTTCCGGGAAGCAGAGAAAGTCACCGCTACTATGTCATCGAAAGAAGTGACAATGTTTGTAGAAGGAATAGAGCGGCGTTCCGAATATACTCAATATGGGCCTTATGATCATATTGCTAGATGGTTTCCACCTCAGTTATTACGAAATATTAAAGCAGTGGAAGAAGGTGCAAAAGGCATTAGACCAGTAGGAAGGCTGGCTTTTTTCCACAATCATCACAAAATTCAATCAGCAATTGAAAACGCCGAAAGACGCACCAGAGGACACGAGTCTTTCTTGCTGAAAGCAGGTTTAAAAGTAGAATCAGGATTGAGTATTTTTGTTGTTGCTTCCTTGTGCGGTGGCACAGGAAGTGGAATGTTTTTGGATACTGCTTATAGTCTGCGACATATGTATGGTGATCAAAGTCCGCAAATTGTCGGTTATTTAGTGATTAGTCCAGAATTGTATGGTAATACTCCCAGCATGAATGCTAACACTTATGCCGCCCTGAAAGAATTAAATTACTATAGCAGTCCTGGTACAGAATTTGCAGCTTGTTATGATATTCAAAATCCCGTATATTTTCAAGAAAAACGCCCACCATTCGATTATTCCTATTTGGTTTCTCATCAAACAAGCGGCGAATACACAATATTAACACAAGGTAAGTTATGCAATGTCATTGCTCATAAGATTGCTTTAGACTTTACTGGGGAATTAGCACCCATCATCAAAGGTAATAGAGACAACTTTTTACAACATATTATCCAATGGGATAAACACCCACGTCCCAATACTCAGCGCTACCTCACATTTGGATTAGCCGCGATTTATTTTCCTCGTGATATCGTCATCCAAATTTCCTTAAACCAAGTTAGTTTAGAATTAGTCAATTTTTGGTTAAATGGGAAAAATCAAAGTCCAGATCCCTTGAACTTACTAGAGCAATTCCTTATCCAGTATCATTGGCATAATGACCTAGCTACCAGAAATGGTTTAACTACTAAACTAGCAGAAACTGTCCAGGAATATAACAAGACATTTCATAGTAGTCTTAACACTTGGAGAACTAGACTAGATAGATTAATTGCCGAATCTCAAAATAAAGATGATCGCCATAGTCTTCGGCAAAAGTTACCCAGAGAATTCCGCGAACAATTTCGCAAAGTTCAACCTGGTGAAACTGAAAGTAGTAGGGGTATTTGGTTAACTAGATTAATCCAAGCTTCTCCTCAACTGACTAAAGAATTTCAGAGTCATATTGATGATTATTTAAGTCAATTACTTACACCCATAGAACCTAACTTTTCCATAAAAAGTAGCCGCGACTGGTTAGATGCGTTGCAACATGAACTCAATAACTATCAACGTAATTTACAAGCAGCAATTACAGGGTTGGGTAACAGTCATCGATTAGAAAATATAGATAAATCCTGGCGAGATACGGAACAAACTATTGCAGATGTTGAGGATAAATTGGGGCTGCCATTCTTAAATACGAAAAATACCCAATTCCAAGCAGAAACGAAAAAAGGTTTACAGGAAATTTGTAAACTTATCAAGCATAATTTTGAGTTAGCTGTACTTCAAGAAACACTAAAAATTGTTAATACACTGCGTAAATATGTCCAAAACAAAAATACGCAAATGACTGCTTTTAGTAGCTTAGTAGAAGATGTGAAAAATATTTATGAAAAGCAAGATAGAGACTTAAGACAATTTAATTTCGATGAAATGAGTGGTGAAGCCATATTTGATAATGAGGCAGAAATGTTGAATGCTGTCACCAAACTATGTTACCAGAAGATGATGTCCGTTCTCCTTTGGTATTGGTGAGTTCAGCCATTACAGAACAAACTGGGAGGGGAAATTCTTTAGCAAGTTTTATTGACAAAGAACGCACTACTCAAGAACTACTACAAGCAGACATTGATCTGAAAGTTGACAGTATATTTGCGTTGCGCGGTAGTAATATTGTCAAATCAGTGATTAAACGCTTTATCCAAAACTACTCAACAGCACGTTCGACTCGGTTAGCACAAATTATGCAGGAAGCTGAACCACTTCTGCGTTTAAATTTAAGTGACCCCTATTTTCGGGATGACCCAGCTAAAAGTAGTAAATTAGTGGGATTTAAGGATACCGACGAATTAGAAGTGAGACAGTTTACAACTTTGCTGACTCAGGATTTAGGAGTTTCCACAAGTGTTTTAAAATCAATGCAAGCTGACGATGAAATTTTATTTTTAAATGAGTATGCTGGGTTTCCTCTGAGATTAATTAGTAGTCTGGAAAGAATGGGAAACTATTACTTGAGAGAACAAAATTCAGCAACATCTTTTTTACATAATGATTATCGGGTGACGTTTCCTGATATTATTCCCCCAGATGCCATCACCATAGAACAATTAGAAGATGTCTTCTATCCCTGTTTGGCTTTAGAACTATTGCAAATAAATCCGCAAAATCAGCAATTAGAATTTAAATATTATGATGATTTGCGTGATGATTATTATATAGCTGCTCTTAGTTGTGAATGGGGTCAAGCTTTGGAGGAACTTGCTAACCATCAGAATATGAATAAGACTTTACAAGAGATTTTAGATCAGGAAATTGCTGTGATTCAAAGACAACCTGAACTTTGGCAAAATGAATATTTACCTAAACTAAGAAAGTTTGTCAAAGAAGTTGATGGATTACCAGAAGATCATCCCAATTCTCCTTACAAAATAGCAGTGATTGGCAGTAATGACCCGACAACCAAGGAAGGAATCATTATTCGTTTCCGCAGAAAAATGAATCAGCAATTTAATTCTGCAATTCCTCAACTTGCTCCGCCACAAAACTCTGCAACTCAAAAGGCGATTGTTGGCGAGATAGTAGATAGTTATCCGGTAGAATCTACTGATAATATGGCAAAAATGCGGTTAGCTTTGGAGAATTTAAAACATTGTTTAGCGGATAATTTGATTACTCCAGAAGATTACGATCGCGAAAAACAAAGAATCCTGAATCAATACTCAATTTAGGCTCATTTATTGAGTGGTAAATATTGACTGTAATTTTATCATCCTCTCATATTCTTGCATATCTAGGGAAGTATCATGCCACCAATACTAGAGTCCTTGATTATGATCACTCTTGTGATCATTGTTCTTCCATCCATAATTACAATCCTGTTTCGCTGGGCTTTATATCAATATTTGCAAAATTTAGCCAAGGAAGTTCAAAGACTAATTCATAATAAATCACGGGGATTACAAGAAACAAAAATTATAGCAACACTGGAAAGGAGATTTCAGCGTGCTAGTAGTCAGTTAGATCAAGTTAATACAGCAGCTTTAATTGACCAAGTTTATAGCCAAGAAAAGATTAAAATATTTTCTCTGGATCAAATTGATTATTTTTGTCGAATTATGCCCAATTTGCTCTTGGCTTTTGGCTTAATTGGCACTTTTTTTGGAATTACATTTAATCTATATACTCTGAGTCAAGCTATTAATCAAACGAATGCTGCCGATATTAGTGGTTTAGTTGAACAATTAAAAAAACCATTAGAAGGAATGAGTATTGCGTTTGTGACGAGTTTGACGGGATTGTTCTTTAGTGCATTCTTAACAATAGTCAACTTTAAATTGAATACGGGCGCTTTAAAATATCAAGTGTTGAGTTCTTTAGAAGATTATCTCGATAATATTTATTTGCCTCAAGTACAGGGTGATAATCGACTTGATAAAATAGTCAATAAAATGGTATCCCAGCAGGATGAATTTTTAACTAGATTTGGTGATACTGTGCGCGATGCTGTCGAAAAGTCTATGGGTAAAGTAGCACAACAAATCGCCGCAGGTAATCAGGAAGTTACAGATTTAGCAAGACAAGTGTATGAGCGATTTACAGAAGCGGCTGGGACTATATCTGCTGCTGCTAGTCAATTTGAAACTGCAATTTATCAACTCAATGCTAAATCATATATATTTAAAGAATCTGCGGAAATATTTGAGCGTAGTCAATTTCCGGAAAAGTTATCAGCAGCTACTACAAATTTAACGCAGACACAGGAGAGATTTTCAGCCTCGGCTGCAAGTTTAGCTAATACAACTCAATCGCTGGAAACATTCGTGATTGCAGTTAAGGAACTGGGAGCAGAAATTAAGGTTGTGAATCAAACTTCATCTCAAGTATTGGAGTTACATCAAGTTAACCAAAATTCTCTCAGTGAAATTATTCCCCAACTCCAGCAAGGTGCTAATAGTTTTCGCAAAGCAGTTAATAGACTTGATAAATTAGAACATAATATTATCGATAAATCTGAAAGTTTACAGGTAATTGGTGCAGCTTTACAAGAATTAATAGATATAGGGAATAGTTACGCCGTAGAAGTTAATTTAGCACTGATTAATCTCTCTCAAAAAATAGATGGTAATCATCAAAACTTATCACAGCTAATGGCCAGTGGTAATTCTACTTTGGCTACAGAATATCAAAATATGGGTAATCTCTTGCTGACAGGGGTGAGTAAACAAACAGCAGTAAGTCAAGATAATCTGCAAAATATTAATACTAATTTGCAAGAATGTATTCAGCATCTCAATGATGCTAAACATGAAATTTATCGCTGGCGGCAGAAAGAAAAAAGTTTGCCATCTGCGCCTCCAGAGAAAATCACAGATAGTTTGACACATACCTAATATTGTAATAAGAAAATATGGCTCGGCGTTTGCGTAATCATGACTATCATGAAGAATTAAATATTTACACGGCTTTTACAGATTTGATGTCTAATGCCTTCGTGATCTTGATTCTGTTTTTGTTATTGGCGATGGTCACGTCGTTTATGAATAATAATGTCGGGTTAACAGACACGCCGCCAATTATTGTGATCCAAGATGAAGGTGCTTATCGGTTTGCGTCGGGAAGTGCAACTATTCCCCAAGCAATGTTTAATTATATTTCTCAGCAAATAGTACCGGAAATAGAAAGTAGAACCCAAGAGTATAATATTAATATTGTCGAGATTATTGGACATACTGACGGTCAGCCGAATGGTAATTTGACGAGTAACCTAGACCTGAATTTAGAAGATGTTGCCAGTGGTACTTTGCCAGTAGGTAAATTGCAAGCTGGTTCTAATGCTGATTTAGGATTGATGCGTGCTTTGGCAATCGTGCAAGTGCTGCGGAATATTCAGGTGAATGAACAACGACTCAAGGGTTTGTCGTTTCGTGCTTATTCGGCGGCGCAGTTAATATTACCTAGTGGGGAATTTGCGGCCATCGCTCGTCAAGAGGATCAGACACGGCGACGGATTGAAATCCGCTTTACCCGGCTGGGGAAGGTGCAAGAAGTAAAATAGTTAAATTTTTTGTGAAGTAGAGGTTAATTTTGCCGGAATTTGCAGCGAATAGTCAAATTGGAGGATGCAATTGCTAGTTACTGAGTTAAACTTGCAAGCAAGATCATGCACAATCTTACTCAGCTGCTCTTCGGTCTGGGCATAACTCATAATGGAACACTGGCAATTTCTAATTCAGAAACAAGGCGATCGCTCTTGGCGTAACCTGGAATCGCCCAACTTAGAAATTTCGGAAGGTTGGTACAGAGTCTTGGCTCGTTCTAACCTACGTAATACTGACGTGGAAATACGGATAACCCACTCCTCGATTCAAGAAATTCCCCCAAAGCGGCGAAGTGAAAAGCGATCGCACCGCACTAATGCCGAAGGTTTAATGGTGGTAATTCCTTTTACCCACCTGAAGCCGGGAATTTGGGAATTGCAATGCTCTGGGGATTTAATCTCAGATTTATTCGGTCAATCTTGGCAATACGGCATCTATTTACAAGTATTGTCTCAAGAATCTACTCAGATATGGGGACAATGGCACAGGGGCGAAAATGTAGCCTCAAATGTAGCTCAGTATCGAGATAGTACTGAGAACGGCAACCAGAAATCCGTTATTCCACCAGAACCTCAGCCTACTCTCAAAAGCGACCCAGATTCCAGCGATTTATTAACTGAAGCCGTCACGGACGACGCAGTGATCGATCAGCCTGTTAGCCCAGTTGGCCTCAAAGGTGAAACGGCGGAACAGATTTTACAGAATTTAATCAATTTAGCTTTACCCACTTCTGAAACTTTGTTAGAGGATGGCAAAGTGGAGCAAACTTTAGCAACGAAACCACGGACACCACTATCGTTGACTTTAGATCGGGAAACCTATATTGCTTATTGGGGAGAAATAGCTGTCATTCATGGGCTAGTAGAGCTACAAGAACAGAGCAATCAAGCCGGTGAAATTCCATACCCAGAAACTCTTTATGCTTTGGAATTACTAATTGATCTGCGATCGCCTTTAAGCTCAGAAATTTTAACCCAAGTTCGGCAGCCTTTACCAAACAGCTCGTTGCCCATTACCATCAGCTCGACCATTGATATTCCCCTGAATTGTGAATCTAAGCTAATTTTGGCAGATATCATTTTGTATGGCGCACTCACTGAATTGGGTGAAGTCATACCATTAGCGACTAAATCTTTTACAATTACAGCAGATGTCACAGAATTGCTGGCAATCACAGCCGCAGCTAGATTTAATCAAGAAAATTTATTAGATCAGCCCATAGAAGCAGCAACAGAGCCAGAACCATCTTTAAGCATTGATTTAGGACTTTTCAATCTGGCTAAAACTGCACAAACAGACTCGGCTCAATCTATTCAAATTTCCCTCAACAAGTCACTACCGCCGCAACTTCACCGCGAAAAACTAGCAGCCGCCTCTTTACGAGTGTCTCACCTAAATAAATTAGCCGATTCTCCTTGGCCGCAACTACCAAAGCTACCGGAAAACCAAAATACTGGTAAAGGTTTAGCCACTGCTGATGTAGTTACAGAATCTTCTATAGATGAAAAGCTAGTCGAGAAAACCGAGAATATCGCCCCCATTAACTTAGCTCAACTGGTGATTCGACATCATCGTTTGGGGATGCTGCACAACAGTTTTCGTTATTTGAAACGTCTGAAAGTTGTACCTGATCAATCGGAGGAACTCCAAGACGATACAGCAGAGGCGTTGTTACTTACAGCTGCTGAGGATTCCCCGCAGATAGATACAGATGAATTAGTGACTGATGATGCAGAGTTCCAGGATGACTCAGAAGCAGCAGGATCTCTTTCCCCAGATTTAGAATTAAATGCAGACGCTCATCTCTATTCATCGCCTTTGATTAGAAAGTGGACACAAAGCAAAGGATATTCCCTACCTGATTCGATTATTGAGATTTTAGATCAGCAGAAATTACCCGATGAGCCGGTTCCACCTTCAACTGAAATTGTGGAAATTAACTCATTATTAGACCTAAAACTGGAAACGGATATCGCCGCCGATCAGATAACGGATAGTGCTGTGGAAATAGAGGAGACGGAAATCTTAGCACAGCCAGAAGCAGAAAATATTTCAGTACAAATTGCTCTACCCTCTCCAGATTCAGAATTACCGCCTGCGGATGATCTCACAACACCTCCGCCTTGGTTGACACAAGAATTTGTTATAGAAGATACATATAGTGAACCGACGGTGGATCTGATAGACAGCCATTCCTCTGCACAGAAGGAGGAACCAATCTCAGATTTATCCCATACTCCACTGATGTCAGGGCAAATTGTTGAACCTTTGCCAGTTCCGCAATTACACGTTCCAGATGGTGAACTCATTGCTGGGACTTCTGTCAGGGTGAGGGTAGAACTACCTGTGGTATCCCCGGAAATAGTTGTCAAGTTATGGGTGGAAGATTGCCAAACTCGCTGGTTGTTAGATGGCCCCCATTTGCTCACAGACTTGCTACCTAACTCTTTGGGGTGTTTGGACGTGATCACGCAATTCAATATTCCCTTTGGCTGCTTGGAAATTCGCTTGGAGGCGATCGCATTTAATCAGGCTACCCAACAAGAAAGTCACAAAGCCACAGTGGTGCGGAGTGTGATTCCGCCAGACTTGCCGAATTTGCGGCTTGATGAATTACTGGGGATTTGAACATCTCACACCAGAGTTGTGTTAATAATTTTGAGAATTTAAAAAATCAGGCGAAATTTGCAGTAAGCTCGTTTTCGAGGATTGTCTAATTATTCAATAGGAAACTTAACTATGGCAGCTTCATTTTTGCCTTCTATCTTGGTTCCTCTGACTGGTCTAGTTTTTCCAGCAGTGACCATGGCGTTTTTGTTGTTATACATCGAACGCGATGATATCAGCTAATTAGTTGATTAACTTCCCACGTCTTCCTGGCGTGGGATTCGCGTTTAAATGATTTGGTATAAAACCGCATCTACTATATTCCAACTCATTCCTAGTAGACAAAGTATTCCCACTGCATACGCAAAAAATCGCCAAGGTTGCAAGCCGATCAGATACATCAAGGTATGAAGTATCCGCGCGACTGTGAAGGTAGAAAACAGCTAAATTGCAGCCCCAGGCGATGCTTCGGTTAGCACATAGGCTATTCCCAGACCAATAAATATGGGAATGTTCTCCAAGTCATTCAGCCAAGCTTTAGTCGCTCGTTGGACTTGTGGTAAATCCTCCTTGGCGGGCGGCTGATTGAATACTGCGGAGTCTTCTGGGTTGACAAACTCACGTCTGCTGATCCGATAAAATCCTTGATAAGCTGAAAGCGCAAACATTTTCAGAAATAGTGCGACAACGCACAACGAATACCAGTGAAGAGCGGTTCCCATAGTTCCAAGCATAGAGATTACCTGTTATTTGCTACTTACACGCTATCTTGCTTGAATGTAGTTACAGACAGATATCATCTAAAATTACAAACCGCCTGTCTCTCAGAAACAAGCGGTTTGTTAATGCTAATTTTTAAACAATTGCCAGAAAATAAAGACTCAATCGTCTTCGGCTCCAGCTATTTTTACATTGAAGAACCGACTCCAGAGTAGGCTCCGTAAAAGAAAATACCTACGACTGTAATTACACCTAAACCTGCGATTGTAGCGACAACCCACAGGGGAATTCTTCCACTTCCAGCAGACACAGCTTTTCTCCTCCCTTAATAACAAATCAACACTGATTCAATAAACAAAGATTTACAACAGTCATTCTCTGTTAGTTAAAGAAGTAACTGGAGAACAGAATTCCTAGAACAAAGACTAAAAGTAGTCCCAGGTATAGTGAAGTCCGGTTGAGTTCAACCGGTTGATTATTCGGATTGGGTGATCTATCCATAATTTTCTCCTAGCGTTGAATAAACTGCATTGCGGCGATCGCGCCTAAAAAGAAGACGGAGGGTACACCCAAAGTATGAATTGCCAGCCATCTCACCGTAAAAATGGGATAGGAAACTGGTTGATTTATGTCATTTCCGCTAGTCATGATCTCAAACTACTTTCCGATAAATTGTTCAACTTGCTGTTTAGCGCCAAAACGATCCTTCACAATCGGCACTTCCTGCCGTGTTTGTGTGTAGTATTCGTTGGGACGGGGTGTGCCGAAAGCATCATAAGCCAGTCCAGTGCTGACAAATAGCCATCCGGCAATAAATAATGCTGGAATGGTGATACTGTGAATAACCCAGTAACGAATGCTGGTAATAATGTCCGAAAACGGACGTTCTCCAGTGGTACCTGACATTTAGATTCCTACCTTCACAAAGAATGTTATTGTCTATTATCCTACAAAGTTTAGAAAGAGTTACAAGTTGCAACGACCTTCTCAGAAATCAGAGCGAATACTGAAGCCAATCATCCCACTAAGCTGCCTCTTGTGAGGAAGTTTTAGCAATATTTGGTTGGTATTTTAACAAAATGCCGCGATCGCCGATCACAAATCCCTGATCCGGATTGAAGAACACAACTTTGTACAAATTAGCTGCGACTCCTTCCACATCACGATCTTTTTCCCAAGTTTGACCACCGTCAGGGCTTAACAATAAATTACCGCTACCGCCACCTATCCAAAGTTCATTGGGAGTGCGATAAGCCAAATCAAGTAAACCCCAGCTAGTAGCCAACTCAGGATTTTGCGGTTCTTGCCACTCTTCAGGATTTGTGGGGTCGCTAAACTGCACCTGACCCCCTCGTGCGAGCAACCACAACTGCCCATTGTCAGCAAAACCCATATTTTCTAAGCGTCGAGAATTATTGCGGTTATGGGGTTCCCAAGTACTTTGTCCTGGTTCCCAAGTGGAATAGAAACTACCCTTAGCCGAAACAGCAACATATTTGCCATCAGGCGAGCGTTCCATATTCCGCACCACACCAACGGCTCCCTCTACCTGAGCTTTCCAATTGATCCCGCCGTCTTCAGTTCTATATATCGCTCCCACATCGGTAGCCATTTCCGCCGAATTCTCTCCCAAAGCATAAATAGCGATGGGATTACCAGGTAGCTTTTCGCTTAGAGCAATGCGTGTCCAAGAACTACCTTCATCAGTGGTATGCAACAGTAGTGAAGGTTCACCTAAAATCCAGCCTTCTTGACCAGAGAAACTTACTGAGTCAAAGCGAGACTTAAGATCATTCAGTGCCAATGTCAGGGGTTGCCAAGTAT
Encoded here:
- a CDS encoding tubulin-like doman-containing protein, with the translated sequence MNSATTNHQQYRGINRTICIGLGGTGRDVLMRIRRLIVDRYGDLTNLPIISFVHLDTDKASTQVTGIRTGSIYHGVDLSFREAEKVTATMSSKEVTMFVEGIERRSEYTQYGPYDHIARWFPPQLLRNIKAVEEGAKGIRPVGRLAFFHNHHKIQSAIENAERRTRGHESFLLKAGLKVESGLSIFVVASLCGGTGSGMFLDTAYSLRHMYGDQSPQIVGYLVISPELYGNTPSMNANTYAALKELNYYSSPGTEFAACYDIQNPVYFQEKRPPFDYSYLVSHQTSGEYTILTQGKLCNVIAHKIALDFTGELAPIIKGNRDNFLQHIIQWDKHPRPNTQRYLTFGLAAIYFPRDIVIQISLNQVSLELVNFWLNGKNQSPDPLNLLEQFLIQYHWHNDLATRNGLTTKLAETVQEYNKTFHSSLNTWRTRLDRLIAESQNKDDRHSLRQKLPREFREQFRKVQPGETESSRGIWLTRLIQASPQLTKEFQSHIDDYLSQLLTPIEPNFSIKSSRDWLDALQHELNNYQRNLQAAITGLGNSHRLENIDKSWRDTEQTIADVEDKLGLPFLNTKNTQFQAETKKGLQEICKLIKHNFELAVLQETLKIVNTLRKYVQNKNTQMTAFSSLVEDVKNIYEKQDRDLRQFNFDEMSGEAIFDNEAEMLNAVTKLCYQKMMSVLLWYW
- a CDS encoding flagellar motor protein — protein: MARRLRNHDYHEELNIYTAFTDLMSNAFVILILFLLLAMVTSFMNNNVGLTDTPPIIVIQDEGAYRFASGSATIPQAMFNYISQQIVPEIESRTQEYNINIVEIIGHTDGQPNGNLTSNLDLNLEDVASGTLPVGKLQAGSNADLGLMRALAIVQVLRNIQVNEQRLKGLSFRAYSAAQLILPSGEFAAIARQEDQTRRRIEIRFTRLGKVQEVK
- the psaI gene encoding photosystem I reaction center subunit VIII, with the protein product MAASFLPSILVPLTGLVFPAVTMAFLLLYIERDDIS
- a CDS encoding photosystem II reaction center protein J, coding for MSAGSGRIPLWVVATIAGLGVITVVGIFFYGAYSGVGSSM
- a CDS encoding photosystem II reaction center protein L, producing the protein MDRSPNPNNQPVELNRTSLYLGLLLVFVLGILFSSYFFN
- the psbF gene encoding cytochrome b559 subunit beta; protein product: MTSGNDINQPVSYPIFTVRWLAIHTLGVPSVFFLGAIAAMQFIQR
- the psbE gene encoding cytochrome b559 subunit alpha — encoded protein: MSGTTGERPFSDIITSIRYWVIHSITIPALFIAGWLFVSTGLAYDAFGTPRPNEYYTQTRQEVPIVKDRFGAKQQVEQFIGK
- a CDS encoding photosynthesis system II assembly factor Ycf48, whose amino-acid sequence is MGIMKSWQRVFALLIVVFLCIGCSKVPSTVSNPWAIISVPTDSKLLDIAFTDNPQHGFLVGSDATLLETNDGGDTWQPLTLALNDLKSRFDSVSFSGQEGWILGEPSLLLHTTDEGSSWTRIALSEKLPGNPIAIYALGENSAEMATDVGAIYRTEDGGINWKAQVEGAVGVVRNMERSPDGKYVAVSAKGSFYSTWEPGQSTWEPHNRNNSRRLENMGFADNGQLWLLARGGQVQFSDPTNPEEWQEPQNPELATSWGLLDLAYRTPNELWIGGGSGNLLLSPDGGQTWEKDRDVEGVAANLYKVVFFNPDQGFVIGDRGILLKYQPNIAKTSSQEAA